The Faecalibacterium sp. I3-3-33 DNA window GGAAAGGGGCTGGTACCCGGCGTCCAGCGCCCGGGCGATCACCTTGGGGCTTTCGGCGATAAAAATGCCCTTTTCCGGCTCCAGCCGGTTGCGCAGCTGCGCCTGCGTGAGCCGGGCGTAGATGTCCAGTTCCGGGGCGGTAAGGTCGGTGATCTCGTGAATGACAGGCATGGGAACGCTCCTTTGAAATGAAGTTTTTTCTATTGTAGCACAAGCCGGGACAGAATGCAAAAATCCCTGCTGCACACAGGGCACAGCAGGGATTGGAATGCGGAATAGTTTACTCAGAGCGCAGCGCCTTGACGGGGTTGCTCTTTGCGGCGCTGCGGGCGGGGATCACGCCGCCCAGCATGGTAAGCAGGGTGGCCAGAACGATCAGGATCAGTGCGGCCTGCGGCGGCAGAGATGCCACCACGTTCACATCGCCCGCGATGTGGTGGATGAGCATATTACCGGGGATGAGCAGCAGCAGGCAGAGCACTACGCCCATCACGCCGGAGCACAGGCCGATGATAAAGGTCTCGGCATTGAACACCTGCGAGACGTTGTGCTTGGAAGCACCGATGGCACGCAGAATGCCGATCTCCTTGCGGCGCTCCAGCACGCTGATATAGGTGATGACACCGATCATGATGGAGGACACCACCAGCGAGATGGCCACAAAAGCCACCAGCACATTGCTGACCATGCCCACGATCTCGGTGACCGAGTTCATCAAGGTACCCACCATGTCGGTATAGTGAATCACCTTGTCCTCCTCGCCCTGCTGCCGCATGGCAGCGTTGTAGGCGTCCAGCTCGCTTACCACCTGCGCCTTGGTGTCAAAGCTGTTGGGGTAGATATAGATGCCATCGGGCTTTGCGTAGTCCACATAACCGATGTCGCTCAAAATCTTTTCGTAGCTGGAAGCGGAGGAGAGCAGGGTGTTTTTGATCATCTCGGTCAGGTCGGAGCCGGTCATGTTGATCTGAATGGCCTGCTGGAACGCGGCGGGGTCGATCTTGAGCGCGCTTTCCACCTGCGTGCTCAGCTGCGCAATGTTGCTCTGGATGGCCTGCGCGATCTTCTGTTCCAGCTGCCCCGCCAGCTTCTGGATGGCGGGCCCCATCTGCTCCTGCAGAGCAGCGGTGAGCTGGACCTGCAGCGCCTCGCTCAGCTGGACGGAGTAGCTCTCCATCACGGTCTGCAGATTCTGCTGGAGGGTATCGGCAAACTGCTCCTCCAGCCCGGAGGTATCCAGCAAATCGCCCATGGATTCGTTCAGCAGCGTCTGGAAGGCCTCGGTTTTCATATAGGAGGAAAAGCCGATCTTGTCCAGATTCAGCAGACCGTTGCTGATGATATAGCGCTTGTAGCCGTTCAGGATCTTTTTCATCAGCGCCTGCAAGCCGTCCTGAGAGATGTTCAGCTCTACGCCGTCAAACAGCTCGCTCATGTCCATCTCCATGTCCGGCAGCGGCAGCCCGCTGAGATCCAGCTTGAAGCTGGAGGGGTCGATGAGAGTGGCAAGGTCGAAAGAGCCATCAGTCAGGTCGAATGCGCCGTCCAGATCAAAGTGCAGGGCGCTGGTATCGAACTGAAAAGCGTCCTTTAGGGCGTCCGTGTCCACCGAGAACAGGGAGGCGATATCCAGCATGCTGTTGCCGGCAGCATCGAAGGGCTCGCCGGTCAGCACGTTGATGTCCGGGTCTGCCAGCTGCTGGCGCACGATCTCGCTGTTGGCTGCCTGATCGATGACATGATAGGTCAGATCGTGCAGGTAGTCCAGGCCGCTGTGCAGGATGGTGGAGGTGGCGTCTGCCTTGGGCTGCACGATGCCGACAATGGTCAGCTCCTCGCTGTCAGCCACCAGCTGCTGCATATAGGCTTCATCGTTCAGCTTGCTCAGCCAGACCTTGTGCTCAGTGTCGTAGACATAGCAATCGGCCTTGTTGACAAGCTTGAAGGTCATGCCAAGAAAATCGTCATAGGTATAGGTGCCGTAGTCCGTGGGCAGATCGATCTTCTGGTTCTTTGCATACTGCTGTAATATTTTGTCCAGCTCGGCCTGATCCCGCAGACCCATGGCGTACAGCGTGTAGTCCGAAATGCTGCCGTCCGCGTTCAGGGTCAGCACCAGTTCGTTGTACTTTTCCGGCCAGCGACCGGCCTTGATGTCATACTGATCCTCGTACAGGGCGGGAGTCTCGGCCATTTCGCAGAACACATAGGGGCTGGACATGGAGGTCATGATGCTGGTCACCGAGGTGCTCTCACTGGCAATATCGGAGAAGGTGGTGTCCGGGTTCAGCTTCTGCACGGTGCCGTCCGGGTTCTGACGGTAGATCAGGGGAGAAGCGGCGTAGGCGTATTCCACCGTGGCGTTGTCCCGGATGGTGCAGGCATCGCTGTCCAGATATTCTTTCAGTGACTGCAGATCGTTGCTGGTGGCACCGATGTTCAGCTGAGCCAGCAGCTGGTTCACCGTGACCATGCCATCCGGCGCAGGCTCAGCGCTGGACGAAACGCTGGTGTAGGTGTCCGGGTCCATCATGCTGGTCAGATCCACGCCGGTGCTGCTGATTTGCAGCGGGTAGGCCGCCAGCGTGGATTTTTCCATGTTGCTGATGTAGCGGCTCACACCGTTGGAAAGGGAAAGGATCAGCGCAATGCCGATGATGCCGATAGAACCGGCAAAGGCGGTGAGCAGGGTACGCGCCTTTTTGGTGAGCAGATTGTTGAAGCTGAGGGAGAGGGAGGTGAGCAGGGACATGGAGGAGTGCCCCATGTTCCGGTGCACGGGGGCGGCGGCTGCCTCGTCCTCGGGCTCGTAGGGCATGGTGTCGGAGCGGATCACACCGTCCTTCAGCTTTACGATGCGGGTGGCGTAGCGTTCGGCCAACTCCGGGTTGTGGGTGACCATGACCACCAGCCGGTCCCGCGCTACTTCCTTGAGCAGCTCCATGACCTGAATGCTGGTCTCGCTGTCCAGTGCGCCGGTGGGCTCGTCTGCCAGCAGGATATCGGGGTTGTTCACCAGTGCGCGGGCAATGGCTACGCGCTGCATCTGCCCGCCGGACATCTCGCCGGGGTGCTTGTGCAGCTGGTTGCCCAGCCCCACCTGCTCCAGCGCAGCGGCGGCACGGCGGCGGCGCTCGGCTTTGGAAACGCCCGAGATGGTCAGCGCCAGCTCCACATTGCCCAGCACAGTCTGGTGGGGGATCAGGTTATAGCTCTGGAACACGAAACCGATGGTGTGGTTCCGGTAGGAGTCCCAGTCGCGGTCGGTATATTTTTTGGTGGAGATGCCGTTGATGACAAGATCACCGCTGTCGTAGCGGTCCAGACCGCCGATGATGTTCAGCAGGGTGGTCTTGCCGGAGCCGCTGGGGCCCAGAATGGCCACGAATTCGTTGTCCCGCAGGTTCAGACTGACGTTGTTCAGTGCGTGCTGCACCAGCTCGCCGGTCTTATATTCTTTGTTGATCTGTTTGAGCTTGAGCATAAATGTGCCTTTCCGGTACTGCGCCGCCGGGCGCTGCTGCCTGTGGTTTGAAATTCGGAAATGTTTGCAGACAATATCCTATTAAGTTTAGCAAAAAAATGTGAAAAAACCGTGAAATTATTCCGTAGGAATGCTGAAGCTGCGGCACTTTTGCGTCCGGGCAGCGGTCTTGCCGGGAAGGACGGGGCAAAAAGGAAAAGTGGGAAAAGATACCGGTTGAATTTGCAGACGGAACGTGCTATTCTAAAGCTGACAGCGGCGCGTAGAGCATGCCAGAGGCAAAACGCCCAAAAATGCTCTGTTCAGACACTTCTTTAGGATTGTAACGGTTTCTCCTACCTTATAAAATATACTTCATATAAACAAGGCAGAAAAAAATTGGTCCTTGTAGTAAGGAGGAACTGAAATGGAACGTACATTTTCACCCATGATCCGGCAGTATTCTGCCATTGATGGTTTGCAGCAGGCGTATACGCTGGTGTATGCCATGGAGGTAGAGGGCACA harbors:
- a CDS encoding ATP-binding cassette domain-containing protein, which gives rise to MLKLKQINKEYKTGELVQHALNNVSLNLRDNEFVAILGPSGSGKTTLLNIIGGLDRYDSGDLVINGISTKKYTDRDWDSYRNHTIGFVFQSYNLIPHQTVLGNVELALTISGVSKAERRRRAAAALEQVGLGNQLHKHPGEMSGGQMQRVAIARALVNNPDILLADEPTGALDSETSIQVMELLKEVARDRLVVMVTHNPELAERYATRIVKLKDGVIRSDTMPYEPEDEAAAAPVHRNMGHSSMSLLTSLSLSFNNLLTKKARTLLTAFAGSIGIIGIALILSLSNGVSRYISNMEKSTLAAYPLQISSTGVDLTSMMDPDTYTSVSSSAEPAPDGMVTVNQLLAQLNIGATSNDLQSLKEYLDSDACTIRDNATVEYAYAASPLIYRQNPDGTVQKLNPDTTFSDIASESTSVTSIMTSMSSPYVFCEMAETPALYEDQYDIKAGRWPEKYNELVLTLNADGSISDYTLYAMGLRDQAELDKILQQYAKNQKIDLPTDYGTYTYDDFLGMTFKLVNKADCYVYDTEHKVWLSKLNDEAYMQQLVADSEELTIVGIVQPKADATSTILHSGLDYLHDLTYHVIDQAANSEIVRQQLADPDINVLTGEPFDAAGNSMLDIASLFSVDTDALKDAFQFDTSALHFDLDGAFDLTDGSFDLATLIDPSSFKLDLSGLPLPDMEMDMSELFDGVELNISQDGLQALMKKILNGYKRYIISNGLLNLDKIGFSSYMKTEAFQTLLNESMGDLLDTSGLEEQFADTLQQNLQTVMESYSVQLSEALQVQLTAALQEQMGPAIQKLAGQLEQKIAQAIQSNIAQLSTQVESALKIDPAAFQQAIQINMTGSDLTEMIKNTLLSSASSYEKILSDIGYVDYAKPDGIYIYPNSFDTKAQVVSELDAYNAAMRQQGEEDKVIHYTDMVGTLMNSVTEIVGMVSNVLVAFVAISLVVSSIMIGVITYISVLERRKEIGILRAIGASKHNVSQVFNAETFIIGLCSGVMGVVLCLLLLIPGNMLIHHIAGDVNVVASLPPQAALILIVLATLLTMLGGVIPARSAAKSNPVKALRSE